Part of the Candidatus Angelobacter sp. genome is shown below.
TCACCTGTTTCCTCTCCCCCGGGGAGAGGATGTGCTTTATCACGTTTCCGGGGTTCGCAGGGTGATCTTATTTAATCCAGCGAAAGAACGGAAATGTCATCGCACAATTTTCAGCTTGGTTGTGAATTCAAGCTTATCATTATGGACGAAGACATGCGCATCCTGGTTGTTGAAGACGACGACAAAATCGCTTCATTCCTCGTCAAGGGATTGAAACAAAGCGGTTACGCCGTCGATCGCTGTGCTGACGGCCAGCGCGCGTCGGAACTCGCGCAATCCGTTTCCTACGATGCCGCTATTGTGGATTTAATGCTCCCTAAAATCGACGGCCTCACGCTCATCCAACAACTCCGCGCCAAAAATGTCCGCATCCCCATGCTGATTCTCAGCGCGCGGGCCTCGGTGGATGATCGCGTGCGCGGCCTCCAGGCCGGCGGCGATGATTATCTCACCAAGCCTTTTGCCTTTTCGGAGCTGCTGGCGCGCATTCAAGCCCTCATTCGCCGCGCGACCCAAACCACTGAGCCGACCCGCCTGACCGTCGGAAACCTTGCGCTGGATTTGTTCACGCGCGAAGTGCAACGCGACGGCGAAAAAATCGATCTGCAACCGCGCGAATTTGCGCTTCTGGAATATTTGATGCGGAATCAGAATCGCGTCGTTACCAAAACGATGATTCTCGAGCATATTTTTGATTACAGCTTCGATCCGCAAACAAATGTCGTGGATGTGCTCGTGCACCGGGTCCGTGGGAAAGTGGACCCGGACAAAAACATGATCCATACGATTCGAGGTGTTGGTTATGTCCTTCGGCCTGCTTAACGCGGTGCGGCGAAATGTCGGAGTCCGCCTCGGGCTCTGGTACGCTTTCATTTTTGCGTGCAGCAGCGTGGCGCTCCTCGGCATCGCCTATTACCTCCTCGCAACCGTCATCGCCAATAAAGACCGCGAGCTCGTGCAAGCGCGCCTGCGCGAATACGCCGCCGTCTACCACGCCGGCGGACTGCCCGCCTTGCGTAACACACTTCAGGACGAACAGGAGAATCAAAGAACTTTCTTCGTCCGCCTCG
Proteins encoded:
- a CDS encoding response regulator transcription factor, whose product is MRILVVEDDDKIASFLVKGLKQSGYAVDRCADGQRASELAQSVSYDAAIVDLMLPKIDGLTLIQQLRAKNVRIPMLILSARASVDDRVRGLQAGGDDYLTKPFAFSELLARIQALIRRATQTTEPTRLTVGNLALDLFTREVQRDGEKIDLQPREFALLEYLMRNQNRVVTKTMILEHIFDYSFDPQTNVVDVLVHRVRGKVDPDKNMIHTIRGVGYVLRPA